A single Anatilimnocola floriformis DNA region contains:
- a CDS encoding mandelate racemase/muconate lactonizing enzyme family protein, translated as MTTRRNLLAAAAGTLTFNAFRGDMNAALGAQLDNNPAANVADKTTTLKIIRITPTAVKRKVFIKVETNHGVTGWGEIDQLETTVATALVKSLFELLDGENPTRIEHLWQKIYRSHRDMRGGPFMTHTLAGIDMALWDITGKLWGVPVHRLLGGPTRDKVRMYPSAKATKVGAGPQPFSGTPAQIEGIVKNIENARKQVGADGVVMFDAHCALPPPFLLQLAAAVKAYDLLYIEEPAVPGNIEVFKRLKKHINIPLAVGEQARTIWEVIPYLQEGVADILQIDCAHTGGISQMRKIAILGEAYHVPLAPHCVTTDLGATASLHVSAAIPFFLIHEYYPSITPPGLVKKNWSLDKDGYASLPEGPGIGCEIDEKVLEELAKQPLPPEWPTRGRLPDGSIADY; from the coding sequence ATGACCACACGACGCAACCTTCTCGCGGCTGCTGCTGGCACACTCACCTTCAACGCCTTCCGCGGCGACATGAACGCTGCCCTTGGCGCGCAGTTGGACAACAATCCCGCTGCCAACGTGGCCGACAAAACGACCACGCTGAAGATCATCCGCATTACACCAACGGCGGTGAAGCGGAAGGTTTTCATCAAAGTCGAAACGAATCACGGCGTGACCGGTTGGGGCGAGATCGATCAGCTCGAAACAACGGTCGCGACCGCCCTCGTAAAGTCGCTGTTCGAATTGCTCGACGGCGAAAATCCGACGCGGATCGAGCATCTGTGGCAGAAGATTTATCGCTCGCATCGCGACATGCGCGGCGGGCCGTTCATGACGCACACGTTGGCCGGCATCGATATGGCGCTGTGGGATATCACCGGCAAACTGTGGGGCGTGCCGGTGCATCGTTTGCTCGGTGGGCCGACGCGCGACAAGGTGCGGATGTACCCTTCGGCGAAAGCCACGAAGGTCGGTGCCGGGCCGCAGCCGTTCTCCGGCACTCCTGCGCAGATCGAAGGGATCGTGAAGAACATCGAGAATGCACGCAAGCAAGTCGGCGCGGATGGTGTGGTGATGTTCGATGCGCATTGTGCGTTGCCACCGCCGTTCCTGCTGCAACTCGCCGCGGCGGTGAAGGCCTACGATCTGCTCTATATCGAAGAGCCCGCCGTACCCGGGAACATCGAGGTCTTCAAGCGGCTCAAGAAGCACATCAACATCCCGCTCGCGGTCGGCGAACAGGCCCGCACCATTTGGGAAGTGATTCCCTACCTGCAAGAAGGAGTCGCCGACATTCTGCAGATCGACTGCGCTCACACCGGCGGCATTTCGCAGATGCGAAAGATTGCGATCCTCGGCGAAGCCTATCACGTGCCCCTCGCGCCGCACTGCGTGACGACCGACCTCGGCGCGACGGCCAGCCTGCATGTCAGCGCGGCGATTCCCTTCTTCCTGATCCACGAGTACTACCCCAGCATCACGCCACCAGGGCTCGTGAAGAAAAACTGGTCACTCGACAAAGACGGCTACGCCTCGTTGCCTGAAGGACCCGGCATCGGCTGCGAGATCGACGAGAAGGTGCTGGAAGAACTCGCGAAACAACCTTTGCCGCCGGAATGGCCCACGCGCGGCCGGTTGCCGGATGGCTCGATTGCTGATTACTAA
- a CDS encoding mandelate racemase/muconate lactonizing enzyme family protein, which translates to MPTRRDLIASAAAIAAGTALINEALPAAQNPAANVVDKLTTLKITGLRATWVNPNVFVRIETNHGPVGWGDLKGVDPRVSKPLVESLFELLDGENPTRIEYLWQKIYRSHRNLRGGALMMHTLAAIDMALWDICGKLHNVPVYRLLGGPTRDRIRVYHTPQAQKVPCHPLEHSSSPADIEGIIKRVQQAREKVGPSGAVMLDAHSALPPATLIQLASALKPYDLLFIEEPAVPGNIEVFKRLKEQISIPLAAGERDRYIYEMIPYLQNGCLDVLQPDCCHGGGITSMRKVAALAEAFHVPLAPHCTASNLGISASIQVAASIPFLLIHEFYPDNKGFNPGSIMRIKWEVDKDGYAALPTGPGLGVEVDEVALEEAAKKPQTYKWPGQKLKDGSIADY; encoded by the coding sequence ATGCCTACCCGCCGTGACCTCATCGCTTCCGCGGCAGCGATTGCCGCGGGAACTGCGTTAATCAATGAAGCCTTGCCCGCCGCGCAAAATCCGGCGGCGAATGTCGTTGATAAATTGACGACGCTGAAAATCACCGGCCTACGCGCGACGTGGGTCAATCCGAACGTCTTCGTGCGGATCGAAACGAACCACGGCCCGGTTGGCTGGGGCGATCTCAAGGGAGTCGATCCCCGCGTCAGCAAACCGCTCGTCGAGTCGCTGTTCGAACTGCTCGACGGCGAGAATCCGACTCGGATCGAATATCTCTGGCAGAAGATCTATCGTTCACATCGCAACCTGCGCGGCGGCGCGCTGATGATGCACACGCTGGCAGCCATCGACATGGCGCTCTGGGACATCTGCGGCAAGCTCCACAACGTGCCGGTCTATCGCCTGCTCGGCGGGCCGACGCGCGATCGCATTCGCGTCTATCACACGCCGCAGGCCCAAAAAGTTCCTTGTCATCCGCTGGAACATAGTTCGTCGCCAGCGGACATCGAGGGCATCATCAAACGGGTTCAGCAAGCGCGCGAAAAAGTCGGCCCCAGCGGCGCGGTCATGCTCGATGCTCATTCCGCGCTGCCGCCGGCCACTCTCATTCAACTTGCTTCGGCTCTCAAACCGTATGACCTGCTGTTCATCGAAGAGCCCGCCGTGCCGGGGAACATCGAGGTCTTCAAGCGACTGAAGGAGCAGATCAGCATTCCGCTCGCGGCCGGCGAGCGCGATCGCTACATCTACGAGATGATTCCGTATCTCCAGAACGGCTGCCTTGACGTACTGCAGCCCGATTGCTGCCACGGTGGCGGGATCACGTCGATGCGCAAAGTCGCTGCGCTCGCGGAAGCTTTCCACGTACCCCTCGCGCCGCATTGCACGGCGAGCAACCTGGGGATCTCCGCGAGCATTCAAGTCGCGGCGTCGATTCCGTTCTTACTGATTCACGAGTTCTATCCCGACAACAAAGGCTTCAACCCCGGCTCGATCATGCGCATCAAGTGGGAAGTCGACAAAGACGGCTACGCCGCGTTGCCCACCGGACCTGGCCTCGGCGTCGAAGTCGACGAAGTAGCACTCGAAGAAGCAGCGAAGAAACCGCAGACCTACAAATGGCCCGGCCAAAAACTTAAAGACGGCTCGATCGCGGATTACTAA